In a genomic window of Nocardia fluminea:
- a CDS encoding RrF2 family transcriptional regulator — protein MHITARVDYAVRTLLELAAADGVVKSEAIAAAAQIPPKVLETVLAELRRAELVLSRRGPDGGYRLGRPATEISVADVIRAVESPLASVRGQRPEDVRYPGAAEPLQQVWIALRVNIRAVLENVSIADVAADRLPGFIGELVADPGAWVRREPRTPAGT, from the coding sequence GTGCATATCACCGCCAGGGTCGATTACGCGGTGCGAACGCTGCTCGAGCTCGCCGCGGCCGACGGAGTCGTCAAGTCCGAGGCCATCGCCGCCGCCGCGCAGATCCCACCGAAGGTGCTGGAGACGGTGCTGGCCGAACTGCGTCGCGCCGAACTCGTACTGAGCAGGCGCGGGCCCGACGGCGGATATCGCCTCGGCAGACCCGCGACGGAGATCTCGGTGGCCGATGTGATCCGCGCGGTGGAGTCGCCGCTGGCGTCGGTGCGCGGGCAACGCCCCGAGGACGTCCGGTATCCGGGCGCGGCGGAACCGTTGCAGCAGGTGTGGATCGCGCTGCGGGTCAATATCCGGGCCGTGCTGGAGAACGTCTCCATCGCCGACGTCGCCGCGGACCGGCTGCCCGGTTTCATCGGTGAACTGGTCGCCGACCCCGGCGCTTGGGTGCGGCGCGAGCCGCGCACCCCGGCCGGGACCTGA
- a CDS encoding TetR/AcrR family transcriptional regulator translates to MAARDIADTVTAGGGTKQAIRDAAVQLFAAKGFEQTSLREVADVVGITKASLYYHYASKLDLLLAIIDPIIDHMRDIVEDIEAVPYNDEGIRAVLRTYLRGMIRHRDAGALCVRDTAAIVNAIADRYPDLMEPTRELRQWLAGPNATHDAQLRAAAAIEVLGVALLSSELAPGATDEMVEKTLLDAATCVLTACGTA, encoded by the coding sequence ATGGCCGCCCGAGACATCGCCGACACCGTCACCGCAGGTGGGGGCACTAAACAGGCGATCCGCGACGCCGCGGTCCAGCTCTTCGCCGCCAAGGGTTTCGAGCAGACGAGCCTGCGCGAGGTGGCGGATGTGGTGGGAATCACGAAGGCTTCGCTCTATTACCACTACGCGTCGAAGCTCGATCTGCTTCTGGCGATCATCGATCCGATCATCGATCACATGCGCGACATCGTCGAGGACATCGAGGCCGTTCCCTACAACGACGAGGGCATCCGCGCGGTCCTGCGCACCTACCTGCGCGGCATGATCCGCCATCGCGACGCGGGCGCGCTCTGCGTGCGCGACACCGCCGCCATCGTCAACGCCATCGCCGACCGCTATCCCGACCTGATGGAACCCACCCGTGAGCTGCGGCAATGGCTGGCCGGGCCGAACGCTACCCACGACGCTCAGCTCCGCGCCGCCGCGGCGATAGAGGTGCTCGGCGTAGCGCTGCTGTCCTCGGAGCTCGCGCCCGGCGCCACCGACGAGATGGTGGAGAAAACCCTCCTCGACGCGGCGACCTGCGTACTGACCGCGTGCGGGACCGCGTAA
- a CDS encoding ABC transporter ATP-binding protein — MRPGAPVPGAPGTKAKSFRPSLKRLVSRLAPEKFTVGVIIALVITSVVLNTLGPYLLGKATNLVFDGFVGKQLEPGLTKDQTVELLRRQGETTRADMLSAMNVIPGTGIDFDAVGRVLMLVLALYVAAAVFGWLQGYLLNIAINRTVKRLRDEVEQKLHRLPLRYFDTAPRGDVLSRVTNDVDNVSQSLQQTMSQLLVSVFTVIGILIMMFWISPLLALIALLTVPAAIVVTAQIAKRSKPHFVNQWKFTGEVNSSVEEAYTGHEIITAFGRGREVGEEFDKRNNKLYDASFKAQFISGLIMPAIMFLGNVNFVFIALVGGLRVATGNLSLGDVQAFIQYSRQFSQPLTQIGAMANLLQSGVASAERIFEILDAEEQSPDPVVEIARPVDRGRVEFEAVSFGYDPETPVIERLSLVADPGHVVAIVGPTGAGKTTLVNLLMRFYELDAGTIAIDDVDITTITRDHLRSRIGMVLQDTWLFKGTIRENIAYGNPTASEADILAAARAAYVDRFVHSLPDGYDTVIDEEGGGVSAGEKQLITIARAFLAKPSILILDEATSSVDTRTESLVQHATAALRRDRTSFVIAHRLSTIRDADLIVVMDKGRIVEHGTHERLLAERGPYYNLYNAQFAAAQ, encoded by the coding sequence ATGAGGCCAGGCGCACCCGTTCCCGGAGCGCCGGGAACGAAGGCCAAGTCGTTCCGTCCGTCGCTGAAGCGGCTGGTGAGCAGGCTGGCTCCCGAGAAGTTCACCGTCGGTGTGATCATCGCGCTGGTGATCACCTCCGTGGTCCTCAATACGCTCGGCCCGTACCTGCTCGGCAAGGCGACGAACCTGGTGTTCGACGGCTTCGTCGGCAAGCAGCTCGAACCCGGCCTCACCAAGGACCAGACCGTCGAGCTGCTACGCAGGCAGGGCGAGACCACCCGCGCCGACATGCTCTCGGCGATGAACGTGATCCCCGGCACCGGCATCGACTTCGACGCCGTCGGCCGCGTGCTGATGCTCGTGCTCGCGCTGTACGTGGCCGCCGCGGTCTTCGGCTGGCTGCAGGGTTATCTGCTCAACATCGCCATCAACCGCACCGTGAAGCGGCTGCGCGACGAGGTGGAGCAGAAGCTGCACCGGCTGCCGCTGCGCTACTTCGACACCGCTCCGCGCGGTGATGTGCTCAGCCGCGTCACCAACGACGTCGACAACGTCTCGCAGAGCCTGCAGCAGACGATGAGCCAGCTGCTGGTCTCGGTGTTCACCGTGATCGGCATCCTGATCATGATGTTCTGGATCTCGCCGCTGCTGGCGCTGATCGCGCTGCTCACGGTGCCCGCCGCCATCGTGGTCACCGCGCAGATCGCCAAGCGATCCAAGCCGCACTTCGTGAACCAGTGGAAATTCACCGGCGAGGTGAACTCCTCGGTGGAAGAGGCCTACACGGGCCACGAGATCATCACCGCGTTCGGTCGCGGCCGCGAGGTCGGCGAGGAGTTCGACAAGCGCAACAACAAGCTCTACGACGCGAGCTTCAAGGCGCAGTTCATCTCCGGCCTGATCATGCCGGCCATCATGTTCCTCGGAAACGTGAACTTCGTGTTCATCGCGCTGGTCGGCGGGCTGCGGGTGGCGACCGGCAACCTGTCGCTCGGTGATGTGCAGGCGTTCATCCAGTACTCGCGCCAGTTCAGCCAGCCGCTCACCCAGATCGGTGCGATGGCGAACCTGCTGCAGTCCGGCGTCGCCTCGGCGGAGCGGATCTTCGAGATCCTCGACGCCGAGGAACAGAGCCCCGATCCGGTGGTGGAGATCGCGCGCCCGGTGGATCGCGGGCGGGTGGAGTTCGAGGCGGTGTCCTTCGGCTACGACCCGGAAACCCCCGTCATCGAACGGCTTTCGCTGGTCGCGGATCCCGGGCACGTGGTCGCCATCGTCGGCCCGACCGGCGCGGGCAAGACCACGCTGGTGAACCTGCTGATGCGCTTCTACGAACTCGACGCGGGCACCATCGCCATCGACGACGTCGACATCACCACCATCACCCGCGACCATCTGCGCTCGCGGATCGGCATGGTGCTCCAGGACACCTGGCTGTTCAAGGGCACCATTCGCGAGAACATCGCCTACGGCAACCCGACGGCGTCGGAGGCCGACATCCTGGCCGCGGCCAGGGCGGCCTACGTCGACCGGTTCGTGCACTCGCTGCCCGACGGCTACGACACGGTCATCGACGAAGAGGGCGGCGGGGTGAGCGCGGGCGAGAAGCAGCTCATCACGATCGCCCGCGCGTTCCTGGCCAAGCCGTCGATCCTGATCCTGGACGAGGCCACCAGTTCGGTCGACACCCGCACCGAGTCGCTGGTCCAGCACGCCACCGCGGCCCTGCGCCGCGATCGCACCAGCTTCGTGATCGCGCATCGGCTTTCGACGATTCGTGACGCGGATCTGATCGTGGTGATGGACAAGGGGCGCATCGTCGAACACGGCACCCACGAGCGGCTGCTCGCCGAGCGCGGGCCGTACTACAACCTGTACAACGCCCAGTTCGCGGCCGCTCAGTAA
- a CDS encoding ABC transporter ATP-binding protein produces the protein MLISLLRTYLAPYRAQLAGVLVLQLISVIAMLYLPSLNADLIDDGVTKGDIGYIWTTGLWMLAVSCVQIVASSASVYFGAQAAMGAGRDMRGGVLHRVETFSAREVGMFGAPSLITRSTNDIQQVQLLIVMSVTILVMAPIMCVGGVVMALREDLGLSWLLLIAVPALALSMGTIVAKMVPGFRQMQERIDGVNRVLREQITGIRVVRAFVRERQEIWRFGMANTALTDASLRVGKLMALMFPTVMLISNLTAVGVIWFGGHHVEDGTMQIGSLTAMLSYVMQILMAVMMASFLAMMAPRAAVSADRIGAVLETESSVRPPRLPQSFKGDQATVDLQFAEFAYPGAEKPVLRGIRFEVAPGTTTAVVGSTGAGKTTLINLIPRLIDVTDGAVYVGGTDVRHLDLEVLRGGIGLVPQKAYLFSGTIATNLRYGNPAATDDELWHALEVAQAADFVREMPQGLDTPVAQGGTTVSGGQRQRLCIARALVRKPRIFLFDDSFSALDVATDARLRAALKPETADASVIIVAQRIQTIRDADQIVVLEDGAMAGIGTHDQLMQRCSEYREIVESQLSVEEAR, from the coding sequence ATGTTGATCTCCCTGCTACGGACCTACCTGGCTCCGTACCGCGCCCAGCTGGCGGGTGTCCTCGTACTCCAGCTGATCTCGGTTATCGCGATGCTCTACCTGCCCAGTCTCAATGCCGACCTGATCGACGACGGTGTCACCAAGGGCGACATCGGGTACATCTGGACCACCGGTCTGTGGATGCTCGCGGTGAGCTGCGTGCAGATCGTGGCCTCGTCGGCGTCGGTGTACTTCGGCGCGCAGGCGGCGATGGGCGCCGGTCGGGACATGCGCGGTGGCGTGCTGCACCGGGTGGAGACGTTCTCGGCCAGAGAGGTCGGGATGTTCGGCGCGCCGTCGCTGATCACCCGCTCGACCAACGACATCCAACAGGTCCAGCTGCTCATCGTGATGTCGGTGACGATCCTGGTGATGGCGCCGATCATGTGCGTCGGTGGCGTCGTCATGGCGCTGCGCGAGGACCTCGGGCTGTCGTGGTTGCTGCTGATCGCGGTGCCCGCCCTCGCCCTCTCCATGGGCACGATCGTGGCCAAGATGGTGCCCGGGTTCCGGCAGATGCAGGAACGCATCGACGGCGTCAACCGGGTGCTGCGCGAGCAGATCACCGGCATCAGGGTGGTGCGCGCGTTCGTGCGCGAGCGGCAGGAGATCTGGCGCTTCGGCATGGCCAACACCGCGCTCACCGACGCGTCGTTGCGCGTCGGCAAGCTGATGGCGCTGATGTTCCCGACCGTGATGTTGATCAGCAATCTGACCGCCGTCGGGGTGATCTGGTTCGGCGGTCACCATGTCGAGGACGGCACGATGCAGATCGGCTCGCTCACCGCGATGCTGTCCTACGTCATGCAGATCCTGATGGCCGTCATGATGGCCTCGTTCCTGGCGATGATGGCCCCGCGTGCGGCCGTCTCCGCCGATCGGATCGGCGCGGTGCTCGAGACCGAGTCCTCGGTGCGCCCGCCGCGGTTGCCGCAGTCGTTCAAGGGCGACCAGGCCACGGTCGACCTGCAGTTCGCGGAATTCGCCTACCCCGGCGCGGAGAAGCCGGTGCTGCGCGGAATCCGGTTCGAGGTGGCGCCCGGAACCACCACCGCCGTCGTCGGGTCGACCGGTGCGGGTAAGACCACACTGATCAACCTGATCCCACGCCTGATCGACGTCACCGACGGCGCGGTCTACGTCGGCGGTACCGATGTCCGCCACCTCGACCTCGAAGTGCTGCGCGGCGGGATCGGATTGGTGCCGCAGAAGGCCTATCTGTTCTCCGGCACCATCGCGACCAACCTGCGCTACGGCAATCCCGCCGCCACCGACGACGAACTCTGGCACGCGCTCGAGGTCGCCCAGGCGGCCGATTTCGTGCGGGAGATGCCACAGGGCCTCGACACTCCGGTCGCCCAGGGCGGCACCACGGTGTCGGGCGGTCAGCGTCAGCGGCTGTGTATCGCCCGCGCGCTGGTGCGCAAGCCGCGGATCTTCCTGTTCGACGATTCGTTCTCCGCACTCGACGTCGCCACCGACGCCCGGTTGCGCGCCGCGCTGAAGCCCGAGACCGCCGACGCGTCGGTGATCATCGTGGCGCAGCGGATCCAGACGATTCGCGACGCCGACCAGATCGTCGTCCTCGAAGACGGTGCGATGGCGGGCATCGGAACCCATGACCAATTGATGCAGCGCTGCTCGGAGTACCGAGAGATCGTCGAGTCCCAGCTGAGCGTGGAGGAAGCCCGATGA